Part of the Kitasatospora sp. NBC_01266 genome, TGCTCGGCGCGCTGCGCGGGCGCCGGCGGACGGGCCGTCACCTGGTGCACTCGGCGGTGGAGCACTCCAGCGTGCTGCACACCGCCGAGCGCTGGGAGACCGAGGGCGGTGAGGTCGCGGTGGTCCCGGTGGACCGGAGCGGTCGGGTGGACGCCGCGCGGTTCGCCGCCGCCGCGCGCCCGGACACCGCGCTGGCGGTGCTTCAGTCGGCCAACCACGAGGTGGGCACCGTGCAACCGGTGGCCGAGACCGCCGCGCTGCTGAGCGGGCTGCCCGGCGGGGTGCCGCTGCTGGTGGACGCGGCGCAGAGCATCGGGCGGCTGCCCGGCCCGGACGGCTGGTCGCTGCTGACGGCCAGTGCGCACAAGTGGGGCGGCCCGGCCGGGGTCGGGGTGCTCGCGGTCCGCAAGGGCGTGCGGTTCAACTCCGCGCTGCCCGCCGACGAGCGCGAGAGCGGCCGGGTGCCCGGGTACGTCAACGTCCCGGCGATCGTGGCGGCGGCGGCCTCGCTGCGCGCCGTACGGGCCGAGGCGCAGGCGGAGAACGCCCGGCTGCACGCGCTGGTGGAGCGGATCAGGGCCCGGGTGCCGCAGCTGGTGCCGGAGGTCGAGGTGGTCGGCGATCCGGTGCACCGGCTGCCGCACCTGGTCACCTTCTCCTGCCTCTACGTGGACGGCGAGGTGCTGCTCGGCGAGCTGGACCGGGCCGGCATCGCGGTCTCCTCCGGCTCCTCCTGCACCTCCAGCACCCTGACCCCCAGTCACGTACTGGCCGCGATGGGCGTGCTCACCGAGGGAAACGTGCGCGTCTCGCTGCCGCCGGGGACGACCGAGGCCCAGGTGGACCGCTTCCTCGCGGTGCTGCCCGAGGTGGTGGCACGGGTCCGGGCGCCGCTGGGGCTGGAGTTGGCGCCGCCGGCCGGCGCACCGGCGGAGCAGCTGGTGCTCGACGCGCTGGGCAAGCGGTGCCCGCTGCCGGTGATCGAGCTGGCGAAGCGGATCGGCGACGTGCCGCCCGGTGGCCTGGTGGTGGTGCTGGCCGACGACGAGGCGGCCCGGCTGGACATCCCCGCCTGGTGCGAGATGCGCGCACAGGCCTACGAAGGCGAAGCCCCGGCCAGCGCCTACGGGGCGGACCGGGGCTTCGCCTACCTGGTCAGGCGGGTCAGCTGATCGCTTGGTCAGCCGGCTTGGTCAGGCCAGCTTGGCGCGGACCTCCGCGGCGGCCTGCTCGCCGTAGGCGGCGGCGAAGCGGTCCAGGAAGTGGCCGGCGCGCAGCTCGTACTCCTGGGTGCCGATGGTCTCGATCACCAGGGTGGCCAGCGCGCAGCCGATCTGGGCGGCCCGCTCCAGGCCGAGCTCCCAGTGCAGGCCGGCCAGGAAACCGGCCCGGAAGCCGTCGCCGACGCCGGTCGGGTCGGCCTTCTTCAGCTCGGGCACGCACGGCACCGTGATGTCCGGCTCGCCCTGGCGCTCGATCCGCACGCCCTTGGGGCCCAGCGTGGTGACCCGGGTGCCGACCCGCGCCAGCACGTCGGCGGCGTCCCAGCCGGTCTTGGACTCGATCAGCCCGGCCTCGTACTCGTTGGTGAACAGGTAGGCGGCGCCGTCCACGATCTCGCGGATGTCGTCGCCGTCCAGCCGGGCCAGCTGCTGCGAGGGGTCGGCGGCGAAGGCGTAACCGCGGGTGCGGCACTCCTGGGTGTGCCGGACCATCGCCTGCGGGTCGTCGGCGCCGATCAGCACCAGGTCCAGGCCGCCGATCCGGTCGGCGACCGGCTTCAGCTCGATGTTGCGGGCCTCCGCCATCGCCCCGGTGTAGAAGGACGCGATCTGGTTGTGGTCCTCGTCCGTGGTGCACATGAAGCGGGCGGTGTGCCGGGTCTCCGAGATGTGCACGGACTGGGTGTCCACGTTGTGCCGCTCCAGCCAGGACCGGTACTCGGCGAAGTCGGCGCCGGCCGCGCCCACCAGCACCGGGCGCAGCCCGAGCAGGCCCATGCCGAAGCTGATGTTCGGCGCGACGCCACCACGGCGGATGTCCAGGGTGTCGACCAGGAAGGAGAGCGACACCGCGTGCAGCCGGTCGGCGACCAGCTGGTCAGTGATCCGACCCGGGAAGGTCATCAGATGATCGGTGGCAATCGAACCGGCGACGGCGATGCGCACGACTGGGCTCCTAGTGGCGAAGGCGGGGTGAACCCCCCTACGGTACCGGGCGTGCACGCGGTCAAGGTCGCGCAGGCACGACTCTCCCGTCCGGATGACTACCTGCGGGTAGGTCTGGCCGGGGCCGCCCGCGCGGCCTAGGGTCGCGATCAGCGGGTCCTTCGGGGCCCCTGTGGCGCGCGGCGACCAGGCCGCGGCCGGCGATCGGAGCCGCCCATGCTGCCCAGTCACGTCCCTGTCGAGTTCCCCGGCACGCCGCTGGGTGAGGCCGATCCGGACACGCTCGACGCCCTGGTGGACTCCTCCCGCAGACTCGGCGAGTTCTGGCCGCTGCTGGCCGACAGCCCCCGGCGGCCGAGCGAGCCGGGTGGCCCGATCACGGTCCCGGACCGCACCCGGGCGCTGGTCGCCGGTATGGCCGAATACGGCCTCTGAACCAGCGGCCGGCCGACCGACGGCCGGCTGCTGACCGGTCCCCGTCAGAGTCTCGTCCAGCCCGGGAACCGGATCCCGTCCTGCCACGTCAGATCCGCGCAGCCACCGCTGCTGTCAGGATCCGCACCCTCTGGAGGACGTCGCACCATGGACGAGAACACCATCGCCGAGCAGCTCCGCCGCCGTCCGTCGGCCCTGCCGGGTCGCCGGCGCCGGAGTCTGGCCGCTGCCGCCCTGCTGCTCTCGGTCGCGGCGACGGTGAGTGCCTGCGGCGGCGGCACGAAGAGCACGGCGGCAGGCGCGAGTTCCTCGCCGTCCGGCAGCCCCGCCGCCTCGTCCAGCCCGAGCCCGTCGGCCGGCTCGTCCGCCACCGCGTCGCCGTCCTCCCCCGGCGGCGCGGTGGGCAGCCCGACCGTCCCGGGCGCGGGCTCGACCCCCGCGCCCACCGGCGCCGGTGCCGCACCCGGCAGCCAGCCGCCCAGCGCGGCCCCCAGCTCCCCGGTCTCCCCGGTGCAGCCGGGCGGCCCCGTGTCGCAGCCGTCGGCGAACCCGCAGGAGCCGGTGAAGCCGACCAGCTACCTGTCCAAGGGCAACCAGCTGACCGTCTTCTTCTTCGGCGTGGTCTGCGACAAGTACGGCCTTCAGGTGGATGAGGGCCGGGCCGGGACGGTCCGGGTGCAGGTGGTGATCACCCAGCACCAGCCGGTCGGCCAGATGTGCCCGGCGCTGGTCAAGCAGCAGTCCGTGGTGGGCAGCCTGGCGCAGCCGCTGCAGAGCCGCGCCGTGGTGGACTCGGCCACCGGGGCGGACATCCCGCTGGAGTCGGTGCCGAACGGCGGCCCGGTCAGCGCCGCCAACTGAGCGCGGCGCGCACGCGGCGCACAGACGACAACGGCGGCCCCGGAGTGTCTCCGGGGCCGCCGCTGCGCGGGTCGGTGCTAGCTGAACGAGTCGCCGCAGGCGCAGGAGCCGGTGGCGTTCGGGTTGTCGATGGTGAAGCCCTGCTTCTCGATGGTGTCCACGAAGTCCACCGTGGCACCGCCGAGGTAGGGGGCGCTCATCCGGTCGGTGACGACCTTGACCCCGTTGAAGTCCTTGACGACGTCGCCGTCCAGCGAGCGCTCGTCGAAGAAGAGCTGGTACCGCAGGCCCGAGCAACCACCGGGCTGGACGGCGACACGCAGCGCGAGGTCGTCGCGGCCTTCCTGCTCCAGCAGGCCCTTCACCTTGGCCGCAGCGGCATCGGTAAGGAGCAGACCACTCTCGACGGTGGTCTCGTCCTGGACGGTCATCTGCTTACTCCCGGTCTATGACGACAAACTGCCGCCAGTGCCAACCAGCGGCCGCCCGGATTGATTCCGGGCAGTGGATCCGAGTTCGCGGACGATGCGCCGCGCCCTGGTCAGTCCATGCTCGCACACCCCGCGTGGAGCGGTCGTCGAGCGGCGGCGCGCTGCCCGATCGGCCGGATCGGGAGAACCGGGGGTCCAGGGGCAGGCCGAGCGGGGAGGATGGATGGATGATCCTGCGTCAGGTCCGTGACACCCGCGCGGATGCCGAAGCCGTCCGACTGATCGCCGCCGAGGCCTTCGGCGCGTCGGCCCCGTGGCCCGCGCGGGAGCCGGGCGAGGCCGAGATCGCCAGGCACCACGCCAGGACCAGACACCTGGCGAGCACCGACCCCGAGGGCTGCTGGCTGGCCGAGGAGGGCGGCCGGGCGATCGGCTTCGCGCTCTCGATGCGCCGCGAGGGCGTGTGGATCCTCGCGCTGTTCTGCGTGCTGCCCGAGTTCCAGGGCAAGGGCGTCGGGCGGGTGCTGCTGGAGCGGGCCGCCGCGCACGGCCGGGCCTGCCTGCGCGGCATGACCACCGTCCACGCCGACCCCGCCGCCGCCCGCCGCTACCGCAGGGCCGACTTCCACCTGCACCCGACCATGCGGCTGACCGGCCGGGTGGACCGGGCCGGTCTGCTGGACCCCGGGAGCATCCCGGTGCACCCGGGCAACGCGACCCATCGCGAGCTGCTGGACTCGATCGACCGCCGGCTGCGCGGCGCCGCGCACGGCCCGGACCACCAGCTGATGCTGGCCCACTACGACGAGCTGCTGGTCGCCGACACCGTGTTCGGCAGCGGCTACTGCTACCGCCTGGGCGGCGAGGTCAAGCTGCTGGCGGCCACCTCCAAGCGGCTGGCGGTGCGGCTGCTGCGCGAGGCGCTGGCCCGGGTGCCCGAGGAGACCGAGGCCAGGGTGGAGTTCCTCACCGCCGAGCAGGAGTGGGCGGTGGACGTCGGTCTGGAACTGGGCCTGGGGCTGCACAACCACGGCTTCCTCGCGCTGCGCGGCATGCGGCCGCCGGCTCCCTACCTGCCCAGCGGCGGGCTGCTGTGAGCCGGTCCGGCTCCAGCGGGCCTAGCGCATGGTGTCCAGGATCTCCTGGACCATCTCCATGGTGGTGCCCGGGTGCAGGAAGGCGAACCGGGCCACCGTCTCGCCGTCCCAGCCGGTCGGGGTGACGAAGCCGATCTGGTCCGCCAGCAGCCGGTGCGACCAGGCGTAGTAGTCCTGCTCGGTCCAGCCGGTGCGGCGGAAGCAGACGGCGGACAACTGCGGGTCGTGCAGCAGTTCCAGGTGCTCGGTGCGCCGGATCAGCTCGGCGGTCTCGCGGGCCAGCGTCAGGCCGGCCTCGATGGCGTCGGTGTAGGCCTGGGTGCCGTGCACGGCGAGCGAGAACCAGAGCGGCAGGCCGCGGGCCCGGCGGGTCAGGTGGTAGGCGTAGTCGGTGGGGTTCCACTCGTCGCCCTCGTGGTGCAGCACGTCCAGGTAGCCGGCGTCCTGGGTGTGCACGGCCTTGGCCAGCCGTGGCTCGCGGTAGAGCAGCGCGGCGCAGTCGAAGGGCGCGAAGAGCCACTTGTGCGGGTCGACGACGAAGGAGTCGGCGTGCTCGATGCCGTTGTAGCGCTCGCGCACCGAGGGGGCGAAGAGGCCCGCGCCGCCGTAGGCGCCGTCCACGTGGAACCACAGGCCGCGCTCGCGGGTGACCTCGGACAGGCCCTGCAGGTCGTCGATGATGCCCTCGTTGGTGGTGCCGGCCGTGCCGACCACCGCGATC contains:
- a CDS encoding cysteine desulfurase/sulfurtransferase TusA family protein, with protein sequence MSSTDSLYFDAASTAPLHPVARQALTAALDEGWADPARLYRSGRQARMLLDAARETVAELIGARPDEVSFTGSGTQAVQLGLLGALRGRRRTGRHLVHSAVEHSSVLHTAERWETEGGEVAVVPVDRSGRVDAARFAAAARPDTALAVLQSANHEVGTVQPVAETAALLSGLPGGVPLLVDAAQSIGRLPGPDGWSLLTASAHKWGGPAGVGVLAVRKGVRFNSALPADERESGRVPGYVNVPAIVAAAASLRAVRAEAQAENARLHALVERIRARVPQLVPEVEVVGDPVHRLPHLVTFSCLYVDGEVLLGELDRAGIAVSSGSSCTSSTLTPSHVLAAMGVLTEGNVRVSLPPGTTEAQVDRFLAVLPEVVARVRAPLGLELAPPAGAPAEQLVLDALGKRCPLPVIELAKRIGDVPPGGLVVVLADDEAARLDIPAWCEMRAQAYEGEAPASAYGADRGFAYLVRRVS
- a CDS encoding carbohydrate kinase family protein; this encodes MRIAVAGSIATDHLMTFPGRITDQLVADRLHAVSLSFLVDTLDIRRGGVAPNISFGMGLLGLRPVLVGAAGADFAEYRSWLERHNVDTQSVHISETRHTARFMCTTDEDHNQIASFYTGAMAEARNIELKPVADRIGGLDLVLIGADDPQAMVRHTQECRTRGYAFAADPSQQLARLDGDDIREIVDGAAYLFTNEYEAGLIESKTGWDAADVLARVGTRVTTLGPKGVRIERQGEPDITVPCVPELKKADPTGVGDGFRAGFLAGLHWELGLERAAQIGCALATLVIETIGTQEYELRAGHFLDRFAAAYGEQAAAEVRAKLA
- the erpA gene encoding iron-sulfur cluster insertion protein ErpA; protein product: MTVQDETTVESGLLLTDAAAAKVKGLLEQEGRDDLALRVAVQPGGCSGLRYQLFFDERSLDGDVVKDFNGVKVVTDRMSAPYLGGATVDFVDTIEKQGFTIDNPNATGSCACGDSFS
- a CDS encoding GNAT family N-acetyltransferase, translated to MILRQVRDTRADAEAVRLIAAEAFGASAPWPAREPGEAEIARHHARTRHLASTDPEGCWLAEEGGRAIGFALSMRREGVWILALFCVLPEFQGKGVGRVLLERAAAHGRACLRGMTTVHADPAAARRYRRADFHLHPTMRLTGRVDRAGLLDPGSIPVHPGNATHRELLDSIDRRLRGAAHGPDHQLMLAHYDELLVADTVFGSGYCYRLGGEVKLLAATSKRLAVRLLREALARVPEETEARVEFLTAEQEWAVDVGLELGLGLHNHGFLALRGMRPPAPYLPSGGLL
- a CDS encoding pyridoxal phosphate-dependent decarboxylase family protein translates to MTAAVPHRMHQPDNELVDLVFGYMRERLQYDPVPLDHPGDGEQLRAHLAGLLNEHGNAPADVLKLYDHELSRAVISADSPRYLSFIPCAPTKAALLFDMVVSCASLQGISWLEAAGAIAAENQVLRLIADRAGLPETAGGTFVSGGSAGNLSALVVARDTARRKLGVGPETRLRVAVADQVHSSVKNTFNIIGVEAFKVPTVDRRFTGEALRAALAADPNPETVIAVVGTAGTTNEGIIDDLQGLSEVTRERGLWFHVDGAYGGAGLFAPSVRERYNGIEHADSFVVDPHKWLFAPFDCAALLYREPRLAKAVHTQDAGYLDVLHHEGDEWNPTDYAYHLTRRARGLPLWFSLAVHGTQAYTDAIEAGLTLARETAELIRRTEHLELLHDPQLSAVCFRRTGWTEQDYYAWSHRLLADQIGFVTPTGWDGETVARFAFLHPGTTMEMVQEILDTMR